The Hyphomonas sediminis genome contains a region encoding:
- the nadC gene encoding carboxylating nicotinate-nucleotide diphosphorylase gives MTYIPPLSPIILDPIVRLALAEDLGRAGDLTTDATIPPETQLSVVIAARKPGVIAGLDAAAYSAQLVDPDLKLQIEKPDGSALTPGDVVARLSGSARSILIAERTMLNFLGRLSGVASLTRQYVDAVSHTKARVVCTRKTTPGHRALEKRAVRCGGGTSHRYGLDDAILIKDNHIAACGGSIAATLARAKAYAGHLRMIEVEVDTLAQLEEALKHGPHAVLLDNMNLDQLREAVRLTAGRVTLEASGGVTLETVGAIAETGVDFISSGALTHSAPNLDLGLDVV, from the coding sequence ATGACCTACATCCCTCCCCTTTCGCCGATCATCCTTGATCCGATCGTTCGGCTGGCGCTGGCCGAAGACCTTGGCCGGGCGGGCGACCTGACGACGGACGCGACCATTCCGCCGGAGACACAACTGTCCGTCGTGATCGCGGCGCGCAAGCCGGGCGTGATCGCGGGGCTCGACGCCGCCGCTTATTCGGCGCAGCTGGTGGACCCGGACCTGAAACTGCAGATCGAGAAGCCCGATGGCAGCGCGCTGACGCCGGGCGATGTGGTGGCGCGGCTGTCTGGCTCTGCGCGCTCCATCCTGATTGCCGAGCGCACGATGCTGAACTTCCTGGGGCGGCTTTCCGGCGTGGCCAGCCTGACGCGGCAATATGTGGACGCTGTTTCCCACACCAAGGCGCGCGTTGTCTGCACACGGAAGACGACGCCGGGCCACCGGGCGCTGGAGAAGCGGGCCGTGCGCTGTGGCGGAGGCACCTCGCACCGCTATGGCCTGGATGACGCAATCCTCATCAAGGACAATCACATTGCCGCCTGCGGCGGATCGATCGCGGCGACGCTGGCGCGGGCGAAAGCCTATGCCGGGCACCTGCGGATGATCGAAGTGGAGGTCGACACGCTGGCGCAATTGGAAGAAGCGCTGAAGCATGGGCCGCATGCCGTGCTGCTGGACAATATGAACCTCGACCAGCTGCGCGAGGCTGTGCGCCTGACCGCCGGGCGGGTGACGCTGGAGGCTTCCGGTGGGGTAACCCTTGAGACGGTCGGCGCGATTGCCGAGACGGGCGTGGACTTTATTTCGTCCGGCGCGCTGACGCATTCTGCACCGAACCTTGACCTGGGGCTCGATGTCGTCTGA
- the nadA gene encoding quinolinate synthase NadA → MARLIDSGPGCPTPTPLRGKSAAETRGLFYDDAVKAETDPLYPLVQDFITPMEWPAIAPLVAGINRLKREKNAVILAHNYMTPDIFSLVGDFRGDSLQLAREAAKVEQSVIVQAGVHFMAETSKILAPEKTVLIPSLEAGCSLASSITGADVRLIKEKFPDYPIVTYVNCTADVKAECHITCTSSNAAQVVEAIAKEWNSDTVILVPDQYLAKNVAAQTGIRILTWPGACEVHEQFSAEDVTQLREAHPGVIVLAHPECPPDVLEAADFAGSTSALASYVADNKPSKVVLLTECSMSDNVAAENPGVNFIRPCNLCPHMKRITLENIYDCLMTGEHEVTIPEDVRVHAKAALDAMLALPKMDKPLAFKTGLKPMELELVI, encoded by the coding sequence ATGGCGCGTTTGATCGACTCTGGTCCCGGCTGCCCGACCCCTACCCCGCTGCGCGGCAAATCTGCCGCTGAAACGCGCGGTCTCTTTTATGATGATGCGGTGAAAGCCGAAACCGACCCGCTTTACCCGCTGGTCCAGGACTTCATCACGCCGATGGAATGGCCCGCAATTGCGCCGCTGGTGGCCGGTATCAACCGGCTGAAGCGCGAGAAAAATGCGGTGATCCTGGCGCATAATTACATGACGCCGGACATCTTCAGCCTGGTGGGCGACTTCCGGGGCGACAGCCTGCAGCTGGCGCGCGAAGCCGCGAAAGTGGAGCAGAGCGTGATCGTTCAGGCCGGCGTGCACTTCATGGCCGAGACCTCCAAGATCCTCGCGCCGGAGAAGACCGTGCTGATCCCCTCGCTGGAGGCAGGCTGCTCGCTGGCAAGCTCGATCACGGGCGCCGATGTGCGCCTGATCAAGGAGAAGTTCCCGGACTATCCGATCGTGACCTATGTGAACTGCACGGCGGACGTGAAAGCCGAGTGCCACATTACCTGCACCAGCTCCAACGCGGCGCAGGTGGTGGAAGCCATCGCCAAGGAATGGAATTCGGACACCGTGATCCTGGTGCCCGACCAATACCTGGCCAAGAATGTGGCCGCGCAGACGGGTATCCGCATCCTGACCTGGCCGGGCGCCTGCGAAGTGCATGAGCAGTTTTCGGCAGAGGATGTGACGCAGCTGCGCGAAGCCCATCCGGGCGTGATCGTGCTGGCCCACCCCGAATGCCCGCCCGACGTGCTGGAGGCCGCCGACTTTGCCGGATCGACCTCAGCGCTGGCGAGCTATGTGGCGGACAACAAGCCGTCCAAGGTGGTGCTGCTGACCGAATGCTCGATGAGCGACAATGTGGCGGCGGAAAATCCGGGCGTGAACTTCATCCGCCCCTGCAATCTCTGCCCGCACATGAAGCGCATCACGCTGGAAAACATCTATGACTGCCTGATGACGGGCGAGCATGAGGTGACCATTCCAGAGGATGTGCGCGTGCACGCGAAAGCGGCGCTGGACGCGATGCTGGCCCTGCCGAAAATGGACAAGCCGCTGGCATTCAAGACCGGCCTCAAGCCAATGGAACTGGAACTGGTTATCTAG
- a CDS encoding M20 metallopeptidase family protein, whose amino-acid sequence MHHSLLVAVFALGLAACGGEKTDGGDAPSELRPDEGAVATTASTAVTGMPVGELRAADPSLIDIYKHLHSNPELSFREVETSKLLAGELNALGFEVTQNVGDAWVREKAMKDIGEVKPGVGGYGVVGVFRNGKGPTVLIRADMDGLPVPEQTGFDFASKIASQTWTGVDSPVMHACAHDIHMTVWVGTARELIKNKDKWKGTLVMIAQPAEEIGLGAQAMLADGLYSRFPAPDFNIALHVSASAPAGTVEYSSGYALANVDSVDIKVKGVGGHGAYPHSTRDPVLIGSHIVVALQSLVSRNVNPLDSAVVTVGSFKAGAKHNIISDEAELLLTVRSYDDKTRQMLLDGIKRIAEGQAASFGAPAPEITIERDYTPATFNDPDLTERAMKAVAKKLGEANVRAVPPVMGGEDFGQFARTDEKIPGLIFWLGAVDPDRYAASKVDGMPLPSLHSPLFGPDYDPAIGTGVEAMTTAAIDLFKD is encoded by the coding sequence ATCCACCATAGCCTGCTCGTTGCCGTTTTTGCCCTGGGCCTTGCTGCCTGTGGCGGAGAGAAGACCGATGGCGGCGACGCGCCGAGCGAGCTGCGCCCGGATGAGGGCGCGGTGGCGACAACCGCGAGCACAGCAGTGACCGGCATGCCGGTTGGCGAGCTGCGCGCCGCCGATCCCAGCCTGATCGACATTTACAAACACCTCCACTCCAATCCCGAACTCTCTTTCCGCGAGGTGGAGACTTCCAAGCTGCTGGCCGGGGAGCTCAACGCGCTCGGCTTTGAAGTGACCCAGAATGTGGGCGATGCCTGGGTGCGCGAGAAGGCGATGAAGGATATCGGCGAGGTCAAACCCGGCGTGGGCGGGTATGGCGTCGTCGGCGTGTTCCGCAATGGCAAGGGACCGACGGTGCTGATCCGCGCCGACATGGACGGCCTGCCTGTGCCTGAACAGACCGGCTTTGACTTTGCCTCCAAGATCGCCTCGCAGACCTGGACGGGCGTGGACAGCCCGGTGATGCATGCCTGCGCCCACGACATTCACATGACGGTCTGGGTCGGCACGGCCCGCGAGCTGATCAAGAACAAGGACAAGTGGAAGGGCACGCTGGTGATGATTGCTCAGCCTGCTGAGGAAATCGGCCTTGGCGCGCAGGCGATGCTGGCCGACGGGCTCTATAGCCGCTTCCCGGCCCCGGACTTCAACATTGCACTGCACGTTTCGGCGAGCGCGCCGGCAGGCACGGTGGAATACTCCTCCGGCTATGCCCTTGCCAATGTCGACAGCGTGGACATCAAGGTGAAGGGCGTGGGCGGGCACGGCGCCTATCCCCATTCGACCCGCGACCCGGTACTGATCGGCAGCCATATCGTGGTGGCGCTGCAGAGCCTTGTCTCGCGCAATGTGAACCCGCTGGATTCGGCCGTGGTGACGGTCGGCTCGTTCAAGGCGGGCGCCAAGCACAACATCATTTCGGACGAGGCCGAGCTGCTGCTGACGGTTCGCTCTTATGATGACAAGACGCGGCAGATGCTGCTGGACGGCATCAAGCGGATTGCCGAGGGACAGGCCGCCTCCTTCGGCGCGCCCGCCCCGGAAATCACCATCGAGCGCGACTATACGCCGGCGACCTTCAACGATCCGGACCTGACCGAGCGGGCGATGAAAGCCGTTGCCAAGAAGCTGGGCGAGGCGAATGTGCGCGCCGTGCCGCCGGTGATGGGCGGCGAAGACTTCGGCCAGTTTGCCCGCACCGACGAGAAGATCCCCGGCCTGATCTTCTGGCTGGGCGCGGTGGACCCGGACCGCTACGCCGCCTCCAAGGTCGACGGCATGCCCCTGCCCTCGCTGCACTCGCCGCTGTTTGGCCCGGACTACGACCCAGCCATCGGCACCGGCGTTGAAGCGATGACGACAGCGGCGATTGATCTGTTCAAGGATTGA
- a CDS encoding DEAD/DEAH box helicase has translation MTDTPTVKFADLGLAENILKALTEAGYDIPTPIQAEAIPHIAMGGDVTGIAQTGTGKTAAFVLPMIQRLSTGRARARMPRCLILCPTRELAAQVAENFEKYGKYLKLTMALLIGGVSFKDQETLLQRGVDVLIATPGRLMDQFDRGKLLLMGVETLIIDEADRMLDMGFIPDIEKICTKLPANRQTLLFSATFPADIQRLAKNFQRDPKKIEVARPAQTAETITQHVVKLPGNDAKARRTALRRVIEACGEVKNGIVFCNRKVEVDIVAASLTKHGHDAAPIHGDLPQNVRMETLQRFRDGHLKLLVASDVAARGLDIPDVGHVFNFAPPPKDEDYVHRIGRTGRAGRKGESYTLVSPDDEKSWGFVLKMIKKDVPEFMPEGLLDELAALPPEEKRSRGRGDRERGRGGRGERDRDRGRSRGRREREEATAEIDAPETETVAVAAVAEPVEAVAVAVLEDRPKRERPARSERNEKRRERNDDQPRAERGDRSERSEKRERPQRDYKRKDDDLILEPAPDRVIGFGKDIPAFLKR, from the coding sequence TTGACCGACACCCCCACTGTAAAATTCGCTGATCTTGGCCTTGCCGAGAACATCCTCAAGGCACTGACCGAAGCGGGATACGATATCCCGACGCCGATCCAGGCTGAAGCCATTCCGCACATCGCCATGGGCGGCGACGTGACCGGCATCGCCCAGACCGGCACCGGAAAGACGGCCGCCTTCGTGCTGCCGATGATCCAGCGCCTGTCGACCGGCCGCGCCCGCGCGCGGATGCCCCGCTGCCTCATCCTCTGCCCGACGCGCGAACTCGCTGCGCAGGTCGCCGAGAATTTCGAGAAGTATGGCAAGTATCTGAAGCTCACAATGGCGCTGCTGATCGGCGGCGTCAGCTTCAAGGATCAGGAAACCCTGCTTCAGCGCGGCGTGGACGTGCTGATCGCAACGCCGGGCCGCCTGATGGATCAGTTCGACCGCGGCAAGCTGCTGCTGATGGGCGTTGAGACGCTGATCATCGACGAAGCCGACCGGATGCTCGACATGGGCTTCATCCCGGACATCGAGAAGATCTGCACCAAGCTGCCTGCCAACCGCCAGACCCTTCTGTTCTCTGCAACCTTCCCGGCAGACATTCAGCGCCTGGCGAAGAACTTCCAGCGCGATCCCAAGAAGATCGAAGTGGCCCGCCCTGCGCAGACTGCCGAGACGATCACCCAGCATGTCGTCAAGCTGCCCGGCAATGACGCGAAAGCCCGCCGCACGGCGCTGCGCCGCGTGATCGAGGCTTGCGGCGAGGTGAAGAACGGCATCGTCTTCTGTAACCGCAAGGTGGAGGTGGACATCGTTGCCGCGTCGCTCACCAAGCATGGTCATGATGCTGCGCCGATCCATGGCGACCTGCCACAGAACGTCCGTATGGAAACACTGCAACGCTTCCGCGATGGCCACCTGAAACTGCTGGTCGCATCGGATGTTGCCGCACGCGGCCTGGATATTCCGGACGTTGGCCATGTCTTCAACTTCGCGCCACCGCCGAAGGATGAGGACTATGTGCACCGGATTGGCCGCACCGGCCGGGCCGGGCGCAAGGGGGAAAGCTACACGCTGGTTTCGCCAGATGACGAGAAGTCCTGGGGCTTCGTGCTGAAGATGATCAAGAAGGACGTTCCGGAATTCATGCCGGAAGGCCTGCTTGACGAACTGGCCGCCCTGCCGCCGGAAGAGAAGCGTTCGCGCGGACGCGGCGACCGGGAGCGTGGCCGGGGTGGACGCGGCGAACGTGACCGGGATCGCGGCCGCAGCCGGGGCCGCCGGGAGCGCGAAGAGGCAACCGCCGAGATCGACGCGCCCGAGACCGAAACTGTTGCCGTTGCTGCAGTGGCGGAGCCGGTGGAAGCTGTTGCCGTCGCCGTTCTTGAAGACCGCCCGAAGCGCGAGCGCCCTGCCCGCAGCGAGCGGAACGAGAAACGCCGCGAGCGCAATGACGACCAGCCGCGCGCTGAGCGGGGCGACCGCAGCGAGCGCAGCGAGAAGCGCGAGCGGCCCCAGCGCGACTACAAGCGCAAGGATGACGACCTGATCCTCGAGCCGGCGCCTGACCGCGTGATCGGTTTCGGCAAGGACATTCCGGCCTTCCTCAAGCGCTGA
- a CDS encoding L-aspartate oxidase, with protein sequence MFSGADNRLPAGAGAVTDVLIVGAGLAGLFLALKLAPRPCVVVSPAPLGQASSSAWAQGGLAAALHPLDSPAQHADDTVAAGAGLVDPLVARLIAEEGPARVRDLITLGVPFDRTPDGQLALSLEAAHSHPRVARVSGDLAGKAIMDALVAAVAAADHIELIEGARAESLLQDRNGRIAGVVLRGTTGRPYVKTARETVMCTGGSGGLYRVTTNPKEAQGEAIAMARRAGALMADLEFVQFHPTGIDIGRDPAPLATEALRGEGATLHNSDGRAFMADYHPLAELAPRDEVARAIHAERAAGRGAFLDCTKAVGEAFPHHFPTVFGACMSARIDPRTQMIPVAPAAHYHMGGIVADLWGKSTLEGLSVCGECSATGAHGANRLASNSLLEAVVFAERIARRLRDADLAEAGASEGYTTPRLAEADMLSLREAMSRECGVVRNAAGLTALLDLIERLETAAPGAAALTAARLIASGALARTESRGGHFRSDYPETGAPERQFLLPPAREALVI encoded by the coding sequence ATGTTTTCAGGGGCTGATAACCGCCTGCCGGCCGGCGCCGGAGCCGTGACCGACGTGCTGATCGTCGGGGCGGGCCTGGCCGGGCTTTTCCTGGCGCTGAAGCTGGCGCCGCGCCCCTGCGTGGTGGTTTCTCCGGCGCCGCTGGGGCAGGCCTCTTCCTCCGCATGGGCACAAGGTGGCCTCGCGGCCGCGCTGCATCCGCTCGACTCCCCTGCTCAGCATGCGGACGACACGGTGGCCGCGGGCGCCGGGCTGGTGGACCCGCTGGTGGCGCGCCTCATCGCCGAGGAAGGCCCGGCGCGTGTGCGCGACCTGATCACGCTGGGCGTTCCGTTTGACCGCACGCCGGACGGACAGCTTGCCCTGTCGCTGGAAGCGGCCCATTCCCATCCGCGCGTGGCGCGCGTTTCCGGCGACCTTGCGGGCAAGGCGATCATGGACGCGCTGGTGGCTGCCGTGGCCGCCGCCGACCATATCGAACTGATCGAGGGCGCGCGGGCCGAGAGCCTGCTGCAGGACCGCAATGGCAGGATCGCGGGCGTTGTGCTGCGCGGAACGACCGGGCGGCCATACGTGAAGACGGCGCGGGAAACGGTGATGTGCACTGGCGGCTCGGGCGGGCTTTACCGCGTGACCACCAATCCGAAGGAAGCCCAGGGCGAGGCCATCGCCATGGCGCGCCGGGCCGGCGCGCTGATGGCCGACCTTGAATTCGTGCAGTTCCACCCGACCGGTATCGACATTGGCCGCGACCCTGCCCCACTGGCCACCGAGGCGCTGCGCGGGGAAGGCGCAACGCTGCACAATAGCGACGGGCGCGCCTTCATGGCGGACTATCATCCGCTGGCGGAGCTTGCCCCGCGCGATGAGGTTGCCCGGGCGATCCATGCCGAGCGGGCCGCCGGGCGCGGCGCATTCCTCGACTGTACCAAGGCCGTGGGCGAGGCATTCCCGCACCATTTCCCGACCGTGTTTGGCGCCTGCATGAGCGCGCGGATTGACCCGCGCACGCAGATGATCCCGGTCGCCCCGGCGGCGCATTACCATATGGGCGGCATCGTGGCGGACCTCTGGGGGAAATCGACGCTGGAGGGACTTTCCGTCTGCGGAGAATGTTCCGCTACCGGCGCGCATGGGGCCAACCGGCTTGCCTCGAACTCGCTGCTGGAAGCGGTGGTGTTTGCCGAGCGGATTGCGCGGCGCCTGCGCGACGCTGACCTTGCCGAAGCGGGGGCGAGCGAAGGCTATACCACGCCGAGACTGGCCGAGGCGGACATGCTGAGCTTGCGCGAAGCGATGTCGCGCGAGTGCGGCGTGGTGCGCAATGCAGCGGGGCTGACGGCGCTGCTGGACCTGATCGAGCGGCTGGAGACGGCGGCGCCGGGCGCAGCGGCGCTGACGGCGGCGCGCCTGATCGCGAGCGGGGCGCTGGCGCGCACCGAAAGCCGCGGCGGGCATTTCCGCTCCGACTATCCCGAGACCGGCGCGCCAGAGCGCCAGTTCCTTCTACCCCCAGCCCGCGAGGCGCTCGTCATATGA
- a CDS encoding SDR family oxidoreductase, translating into MARANGRKAIFITGAASGIGAETARYFARKGWFCGLYDLNEMGLKAVAAEIGADNCHMAKLDVTQRADWTAAMAGFSEATGGKMDALFNNAGIGRHGWFEDIPPEDSDLVIDINVKGVINGVYAALPLLKATPGARIVNTASSAGIVGAPQLSVYSASKWAVRGLTEALDAEFRDLGIRVTTLMPWFVDTPILEMGSKEGANEKMSDQMKANGAKVYPVSMAAEKVWDAVHGDDIYYMVGAEADRARFMTRWLPGMVRKAIRKNVPPRA; encoded by the coding sequence ATGGCGCGCGCAAACGGCCGCAAGGCAATCTTCATCACAGGCGCAGCCTCAGGCATCGGCGCGGAAACGGCGCGCTACTTCGCCCGCAAGGGCTGGTTCTGCGGCCTCTATGACCTCAACGAAATGGGCCTGAAGGCCGTTGCCGCCGAAATCGGCGCCGACAATTGCCATATGGCGAAGCTGGACGTGACGCAGCGGGCCGACTGGACCGCCGCCATGGCCGGCTTCAGCGAGGCGACCGGCGGCAAGATGGACGCCCTGTTCAACAATGCCGGGATTGGCCGCCATGGCTGGTTTGAGGACATTCCGCCCGAAGATTCCGACCTTGTGATCGACATCAATGTGAAGGGCGTGATCAATGGCGTGTATGCCGCCCTGCCCCTGCTGAAGGCAACGCCAGGCGCGCGCATCGTCAACACCGCCTCTTCGGCTGGCATCGTCGGAGCGCCGCAGCTGTCGGTCTACTCCGCCTCCAAATGGGCCGTACGCGGACTGACCGAAGCGCTGGACGCGGAGTTCCGCGACCTTGGCATTCGCGTGACGACCCTGATGCCCTGGTTCGTGGATACCCCGATCCTTGAAATGGGCAGCAAGGAAGGCGCGAACGAGAAAATGTCCGACCAGATGAAAGCCAATGGCGCGAAGGTTTACCCCGTTTCCATGGCGGCAGAGAAAGTGTGGGACGCCGTGCATGGCGACGACATCTATTACATGGTGGGCGCCGAGGCCGACCGGGCACGCTTCATGACGCGCTGGCTGCCGGGCATGGTGCGCAAGGCGATCCGCAAGAACGTGCCGCCACGCGCCTGA